A window of Hevea brasiliensis isolate MT/VB/25A 57/8 chromosome 14, ASM3005281v1, whole genome shotgun sequence contains these coding sequences:
- the LOC131173137 gene encoding malonyl-coenzyme:anthocyanin 5-O-glucoside-6'''-O-malonyltransferase-like codes for MAKSSSFKVLEHGKVSPPPNSAPPTTLPLTFLDIPWLFFSPSQPLFFYEYHHSASHFLSSTLPNLKHSLSLALKHFFPFLGNLVLYSYECNYKPKIVYSAGDSVSFSVGESSGDFRNFTSNHARDVHEFYPLVPELATSCVATGKEGFIPLLAVRVTIFPHMGICIGFSFHHVAADGRTFNNFIKEWASLSANSCFLINSFPSFDRSVIKDPYGLEEIFLKELWKRKSSREMVIGTETHVDLSNMVRATFVVSSLDMERIKKRIISKCKEKGQPMPIHLSPYVLACSFIWVCLVKVQNQIDQNYYSEEDPNYFGFIAGGLTRLDYPVSATYFGNCVGFGRSTAIRGELKGEDGIIVAANVIGNKIKKLDKEILCGAERWILDWEVLFGSEVHLMISGSPKLNLYETDFGWGRPKKIEDISIDRSRAISLAESRDVEGGIEVGLALPKSQMEAFTSFFIEGLKILQ; via the coding sequence ATGGCAAAATCCTCCAGTTTTAAAGTTCTTGAGCACGGCAAAGTTTCTCCACCACCCAATTCAGCTCCACCAACTACTCTCCCTCTAACTTTCTTGGACATACCTTGGCTTTTCTTCTCTCCAAGCCAACCTCTCTTCTTCTATGAATACCATCATTCCGCCTCtcactttctttcctccactCTCCCCAACCTCAAGCACTCTCTTTCCCTTGCTCTCAAGCATTTCTTCCCTTTTCTGGGAAATCTTGTTCTTTACTCTTATGAATGTAATTATAAGCCCAAGATTGTTTACAGTGCAGGGGACTCTGTCTCATTTTCTGTTGGAGAGTCTAGTGGTGATTTCAGGAACTTTACTAGTAATCATGCAAGAGATGTGCATGAGTTTTACCCTCTTGTGCCTGAGTTGGCTACTAGTTGTGTAGCAACTGGGAAAGAAGGATTTATTCCTTTACTTGCAGTGAGAGTTACCATTTTTCCTCATATGGGTATTTGCATTGGGTTTTCATTTCACCATGTGGCAGCTGATGGGAGAACATTCAACAATTTCATCAAGGAATGGGCTTCACTATCTGCAAATTCTTGTTTCTTAATCAATTCTTTTCCATCTTTTGATAGGTCTGTGATAAAAGATCCATATGGGCTTGAGGAGATTTTCTTGAAGGAATTGTGGAAGAGAAAATCTTCACGAGAAATGGTTATAGGTACTGAAACCCATGTGGATTTGTCAAATATGGTTAGAGCCACATTTGTGGTGAGTTCATTAGATATGGAGAGGATCAAGAAACGGATCATTAGTAAATGCAAGGAAAAGGGTCAGCCAATGCCTATACATTTATCTCCATATGTATTAGCCTGTTCTTTTATTTGGGTTTGTTTAGTAAAAGTCCAAAATCAAATTGATCAAAATTATTATTCAGAAGAAGATCCAAATTATTTCGGGTTTATTGCGGGCGGTCTAACCCGGTTGGACTATCCGGTATCTGCCACATATTTTGGTAATTGTGTAGGATTTGGAAGATCAACAGCAATTAGGGGGGAATTAAAGGGAGAAGATGGAATTATTGTTGCTGCAAATGTGATTGGAAACAAGATCAAGAAGTTGGATAAAGAAATTCTTTGTGGGGCGGAAAGGTGGATCTTGGATTGGGAAGTGTTATTTGGATCAGAGGTCCATCTTATGATTTCTGGATCACCTAAATTGAATCTTTATGAGACAGATTTTGGATGGGGGAGGCCTAAGAAGATAGAGGATATTTCAATTGATAGGAGCAGAGCCATTTCACTAGCTGAAAGTAGAGATGTAGAAGGTGGAATTGAGGTTGGATTAGCTCTACCTAAGAGTCAAATGGAAGCTTTTACCTCTTTTTTCATTGAAGGCCTCAAGATTCTTCAATaa